A DNA window from Ctenopharyngodon idella isolate HZGC_01 chromosome 10, HZGC01, whole genome shotgun sequence contains the following coding sequences:
- the si:ch211-244c8.4 gene encoding APC membrane recruitment protein 2: MDAQSESCEPPPCDPQPPGKIRKAFKLFGKRKPGSSVASIFSMRGKGDGGPKSPPSISKTLDGLNEPTAPEAEAEQVDLDQEDESQQEDTPMEEFTSGNMNSETTPTRQSISSLTSAKSLSFLNMLRKGRRGLTGERQAQTESQRPGRQRKGLKGLFGTVRWRGKEKEDEEEDQPGPPLLASRSNSVEIIKESLTLTPGPPPRSVEETEEKHQLLTLQEGPTSSEDSAKVSGVNKPQTNERLSTLLGDISSILSFDSLTACGDIVADVEAEWVKASSRMVGAPSTQKVDNSEKTSSSATSTTSKPSPSPTSTLSPTTSSKPSPTSATKPTPSPTTTKPIPSPLTKPPITSTSSPVTKMSPSIPTGPIIPTPTSSPLAKPTPTSSAMPITQPTPTPIPIPQATATSTTPIIQPTPTPSSVAITQPAPVPLSSPTTKPTTSPAKPALSPESSPEIKPATISSSTTTPMTKPISTSTLIPLSISTTTSETSPSPTISSTPETAAVTKTEPAPTPVTKPTQASTPATKPTSITHESKHTASTSATKYTPYPPPFGKPTPAPAPTPRPKLVTTFGLSTSRNTAPISKLETKQPTGQTSKSSTHPGTASVRKASISETTAPVAKLPSAVALSHSTSTPATLKSPTVTSTPHIPALKSPPGITPSFISSKRADDDVITDLREDLLRQEGTDNRDSVASQSVSKAVKRGPAVKPTTLSKIPISGGGRPAKLQHRDSQPNGDEDHSNLPTPVHEEGSPFTLSRESSSKEALSDVSTESGAVTPTLSHSQEDILDGKLSLQTHQAASATSLIRESKIPIKHGSTATYHSVQGRAEAARSKIPVSKMPVRRTSNKPAPTATAAITRK, encoded by the coding sequence ATGGATGCACAGTCTGAGAGCTGTGAACCACCGCCATGTGATCCTCAGCCTCCAGGTAAAATCAGAAAAGCCTTCAAACTGTTCGGCAAGCGGAAGCCTGGGAGCAGCGTCGCTAGCATCTTCTCCATGCGTGGGAAAGGAGATGGAGGCCCTAAATCACCGCCGTCAATAAGCAAAACCCTGGATGGATTAAATGAGCCTACTGCCCCAGAAGCAGAGGCAGAGCAGGTGGATCTTGACCAGGAGGATGAGAGTCAACAGGAGGATACCCCAATGGAGGAGTTCACAAGCGGAAACATGAATTCAGAAACCACCCCTACTCGGCAGTCCATCTCTTCGCTCACCTCTGCTAAGTCTTTGAGCTTCCTCAACATGCTTCGCAAAGGCCGGCGGGGACTGACGGGAGAACGGCAGGCTCAGACCGAGTCTCAGAGGCCTGGACGCCAACGGAAGGGACTAAAGGGATTATTTGGTACCGTACGCTGGCGTGGTAAAGAgaaggaggatgaggaggaggatCAACCTGGCCCTCCCCTTCTTGCTTCCCGCTCCAACAGTGTTGAGATTATAAAGGAGAGTCTCACATTAACACCTGGGCCTCCGCCTCGCTCTGTGGAGGAGACAGAGGAAAAGCATCAGCTTCTTACACTGCAAGAGGGCCCTACGTCATCAGAGGACTCTGCAAAGGTGAGCGGGGTGAACAAACCTCAAACAAATGAACGCTTAAGCACACTGCTCGGAGATATTTCATCAATTTTGAGCTTTGATTCACTGACGGCATGTGGAGATATTGTAGCAGATGTTGAGGCGGAATGGGTCAAAGCTAGCAGTAGAATGGTGGGAGCACCTAGCACACAGAAAGTGGATAATTCTGAGAAGACTTCATCTTCTGCAACTTCTACCACATCAAAGCCTAGCCCTTCTCCTACTTCTACTCTAAGCCCCACCACCTCCTCCAAACCTTCCCCTACTTCAGCAACCAAACCCACCCCTTCACCTACCACCACCAAACCTATTCCCAGCCCTTTGACAAAACCTCCAATAACCTCAACGTCCTCTCCGGTGACCAAAATGTCACCGTCTATCCCTACTGGCCCCATTATCCCAACCCCAACATCCAGCCCTCTCGCTAAACCCACCCCTACATCATCAGCTATGCCCATAACCCAGCCTACACCAACTCCTATCCCAATACCTCAAGCCACTGCAACTTCAACTACTCCAATTATCCAACCTACACCAACCCCTTCATCTGTCGCCATTACACAGCCTGCCCCTGTCCCTTTATCAAGCCCCACAACCAAACCTACCACTTCCCCAGCTAAACCTGCCCTGTCCCCCGAATCTAGCCCTGAAATCAAACCTGCCACAATATCTAGCTCCACAACTACCCCCATGACCAAACCTATCTCAACCTCTACACTCATTCCTCTGTCTATCTCGACCACTACTTCTGAAACCTCCCCCTCACCCACAATTAGTTCTACCCCTGAAACTGCTGCTGTTACCAAAACTGAACCTGCCCCAACCCCTGTGACTAAACCTACCCAAGCATCAACCCCTGCAACAAAACCCACGAGCATTACCCACGAATCCAAACATACTGCGTCTACCTCTGCAACCAAATATACCCCCTATCCACCACCATTTGGTAAACCTACCCCAGCCCCTGCACCAACACCAAGACCAAAACTTGTAACAACATTTGGATTATCGACAAGCCGAAACACTGCTCCTATTTCCAAGCTTGAGACAAAACAACCCACAGGACAAACTTCAAAATCTAGTACCCACCCTGGAACAGCATCTGTAAGAAAAGCCTCCATCTCTGAAACGACTGCTCCTGTTGCTAAACTTCCATCTGCTGTTGCCCTGTCACACTCTACATCCACGCCTGCCACCCTGAAATCCCCCACAGTTACCTCCACACCACACATTCCTGCCCTGAAGTCTCCTCCAGGTATTACTCCATCCTTCATTTCTTCAAAAAGAGCagatgatgatgtcatcacggATTTGAGGGAGGACCTGTTAAGACAAGAAGGAACTGACAATAGAGACTCAGTGGCTTCTCAAAGCGTCAGCAAGGCTGTGAAAAGGGGCCCTGCAGTGAAGCCCACAACTCTGAGCAAGATCCCTATTAGTGGTGGAGGCAGACCTGCTAAGCTGCAACATCGAGATTCCCAGCCCAATGGAGATGAGGACCACTCAAATCTACCAACACCGGTACATGAAGAGGGAAGTCCATTCACTCTCTCACGGGAAAGCAGCAGCAAAGAGGCCCTCAGCGATGTCTCCACAGAATCGGGGGCTGTCACCCCAACCCTCTCCCACAGCCAAGAGGATATTCTTGATGGCAAACTTAGTCTCCAGACACATCAGGCAGCTAGTGCCACAAGCTTAATCCGGGAGTCCAAGATCCCCATCAAACACGGATCTACTGCAACCTACCATTCTGTGCAGGGGAGGGCAGAAGCTGCACGTTCCAAGATACCAGTGTCCAAAATGCCCGTTCGTCGGACCAGCAATAAGCCTGCACCAACAGCTACAGCTGCCATCACCCGAAAATAA